The genomic region attagatttaataatgaagtTGGAAATAATTATTTTGATAGTATCATTAGTCACTTTGTAGtagtgatattgataatgataatagtaatattaataataataaaaatgttaattttaaaaatgaaaatgaaaattttaagattgatagattttttttaataaaactgataacgataatttctaataaaaatgatacttttaatatcaatactaattattaatgaaaattttgataataacaataattttaataataatgataataatactaaaataatgatttaATCATAATGGTACTATAttttaaccttaatgataatactaataataatactaataataataatagtactgataataataataactaaaataataattttactgctagtgatagttatgataataatattagtaataacaataataataataatcataattgtaattataattatgatagtaataataaatgataactaatacttattttagtaataataataataattataacacttaatgataatattagtaataacaataatgatattattattaatcagattaatgataataataatcatacttctaaatattagaaataataacaattattatcataataataataacaataattaataataataataataataataataataataataataataataattataataataataataataataattataataataataataataataataataaagatagacTACCTTCAATACaagcttaaaaaaaaaaatagacgccaacgcccaggctcgaacccgagacctctcgctaacccgacaaATACACAAACCACTCCGCTGTTCCCTACTTTTCTGATTTAAACACAGACCATATTTATTTAACCATATTTTATGTTTCTTCTTTCTTCTTCATAACCATAATCGTAAACAGACCAGATGATCTAAACAGCGAAAATAGTTGATTGTTTTAGGATTTGCAATTGTAACAGGGATGATCTCCTGTGGTATCTTGATCGAAaaggagaagaaaaaaaataaacaagCAGTAGCAATGACAGAAGCTTACGAAGAACCTCATGAACACAAATTGTGATTCTGAAATTAAGACCGTTTTAACCCACGATTTCTACACAAAATAGTTTGTAAATCACTCCTAGAATCTTTATGAATCATCAATGGAACGGGAAACATTAAAACGAATtcaaatttctcgatgaacacttaatttgactttttgaaattgaacgttgactccaaaattcgaactcgttttgaaGAATTGGAAATATTTTGTAGATAGATTGAGTAAAAGATTCATAACaaaactgcattattagattttgaaaattgAATCGAATTCGAGCTTTTGTACATCTTGGTCAAGAACAGAGGTTCgagctttttaatataagttttctGTTTAAATTTCACACGAATGCAGTAGAAGATAGCATTATTTAAAGATAGTAATCGTATAATTGAGCTAGTAAAGATGATTTGTTTGTATTGAATTGATTTGGACTTGTATCACTTTACAGACAAGattttcaataaaaaaaaaaaattaaagctcGATCATGATCTgggaaaagaaaataaaataaaagcagATACCTAATACCTAATTTTGTTATCTgcatcattttttatttatttatttttttaatattaataattaataaatatattaataataataataatactaataataataacaataataataataatagataaagataataataataataatagataaagataataataataataataataataataataataataataataataataataataataataatttttaaaaataatgataataatatgataatattaataataataataataataacaataataataacaataataattttaataaaaatgataagtttaattatgattaattataataataataactataaaatgttaataataatattattaatgataataataataataaattgtattatttttataataataataataatgataactattataataataatgataataatttctgttgttgtataataataataataatgatttttaatgataatggtcataataatataataataataataataataataataataataataataataataataataataataataataataataataataataataataataataataataataacaaaaataaaataacaatttatatgtatcCAATTTctcaactatatattatatattaatattaataatactgatattaatgttaatgttgATATTTATAGTAATAACGAAGGTAGTAATAATACGagtataacaactataatttaacttgtaattaaatatattaatattacaatttattaattatttaatatatatatatatatatatatatatatatatatatatatatatttacaacaattattcgtgaatcgaggagaatagtcaaaggttaactgaatccatataaacagttcaaaattttgagactcagtttaacagaatTTGTTttttcgtgtcaaaaatattaattcATATgaagatttggttcaaaataagtcgaaattttccgggtcatgacattaaaattaaactaaataatacgaaACTCATTAAAACAAATTAAACTAATGGAGCGAAGTAGAGTCGTCGTTGTCTTCGTCTTCGTTTGGTGCCAACACGGATTTCATACTCTCGAAATATTTTTGAAGAATTTTATGATCTTTTTTAGGCAAAGTCGGGTTGGTGGTTGTgtttaacactttgaacacacgacTCATTCATTTCATAGTTGATGATTGACGTTTTGCTTGTTTAACGCGCAATTTTTTTTGTTGAATGATGTGTTTAAAAGTTGGATGAAAATGTATAAAAGTTGAATGAATTTGTTATTTGGATTGTTGTGTTAATAGTTATGGGTTGTATATGGTTAAGAGTTGTATTTTTAATTGAGTTTTATtaaatttcttttaatatatatgttaccgtaattttttttttagttCAGGTTCAACGGCtacaaaaataaaaacaaaattaaaaatcaAGCGGGCCCCATACAAACGCCCGTTGGCTTCCGTCAAGCCCATGACTGACGGTTTGGTGACTATCGCCGTTAACTCTTGGCGTGAGTTGCCGTGATTGGCTAACATCCATAAGATGAGGCCTAACCATTAGTAATCTATGAATTTTGACTATAGTATCACAATAGGATTATAATTATATAACCAAATTAGACAAACCCCTCACAATCTAAGTAAGTAAATGGCCTATTTGTTACAAAAGCCATCAAAAACAAGAAAATTAACGTAAACGGAGGGGAAAACaaggtgtgtatatatatagacatCGATCGATCTAGCTAATTTTGAAGATTAACAACGATAACACTTATATTATCTTTGCTTCCACGAGCCATTGCTAATTCTGATAAAACCACAGCTGCATTAGTCATTCGACGTTTGTTCATTTCTTCCGATCTCTTAAAAATTCGTCCATCGAGACACTTCCTAACAATGTGACACGCCATATCGTTAGGCATGACATCCCACAATCCGTCACTAGCTAATATCAAGAATTCATCTTTATCGGTCCGTTTGTTAACCGTAACCTCTGGTTTTGCTATCACATATGGCTTCAATTGTCGATCACCTGCATATCGTTTTAtcaaataattttaataatcttcAATTCATCGATGGTTTCTACTAGTAATTTGTCATTAAAAATAGCGGAATATTACTAAAATTTTTGTACCAATTGATCTTGAAGTAGCAAGAACTCCCAATACGCGATTTCCATTCCAATTCACCACCCTTCCACCCGAGTGTTCGATCCTTTCTAACTCATCTGGTCTGTCCGGCTACATATCGAATTTAAAAATCAATCAAAATACTTTATCACAAATTTCGTTACATGATTAATCAATTGTACAACTATCACGTTAAGTTCTTAGTTTTAATGGAGCAAAGAAACTCATAATTAATAATACAAAGTACGCTAATATTTTCCTAATAATTAAACTGTTATTAACGTGTATAAACGTATCTATCCAGTTTAATAATTAACGGTAATTTTAAAGTCAACATATAATCGCTAATTACAACAAATTCTTCTATCATGTTAATAATATCAATTAGAATAATTGTTACAAGTAACAACCTTATGATCAATTGACAACGGCACGCTAACGCCACCTCGCGAAAGAACGGCTCTCGAGTCACCACAATTCGCAACAACAATCTCGTGATcaccaacaacagcaacaacagcagtcGAACCCATCGATCCAATAAAATCGGTCTCGTTAATCTCCTCATCCATTTTTGAAAAACTCTTCACCATTAAATCCTCCCAATTTATATCCTCCATTTCAATTTCATTCATTTGTAACGCTAACAACTTATGTAACCGTTCTCGACACGTGTACGCAACACGCGAACCACCGTGACCGTCATAAACACCGTAAAAATCAAATTTACTATTACCGTTAGTATCATTAACAAACCCTAATTCAACGCTCACAGCATCTTCCATCTCCCGCCTTCGTCCAATCACAGACGAATGGTACGGAAACTCGTTTTCGTGATTTACAAAACGCTGTCGTTTCGGTAGATACTCATTATCTCCGTTTGACATAATTTTCATCCGCCGGAGCTCAGTTCTTCTCCGGCTAGCATTTATAACAACGTCGGATTTACTCGAAAAATTAGCCGTTTGCCGACAGTTAGATAACGACGAAGAAGAAGAGATCGTGTGATCCATTTGATTTATCATCATTATAAGTTTGTTTATCTGATTTCGTAATTGATTGATATACATGAAAATGATTGAATGTATGTGTGTGCATATATATGTAGAAGATAGTATGACAGGGGGTGTGACGTAATAAATGGCGggaatcattttaaataaaaattaatgaTGAAATAATAATTTTAGTTTCGGCGGTCAAGTACGGGAAATAGCACCCCGGGGGATGTACACGTAGGGTTTATAGATTCGGTGAATTAGTGATACGTGGCCGGTGAAAATTGGAGTCTTATCAAATGAATGAGAATcgtaatatataaagatataaattCGAATTTTGATATTTGTAACGTTTTATTTACACGTAGAacaaatttataatgaaaatatctcaTGTTTATCCCTCATAAGTTACAAACTTTTCCAAAATGTAACTTTTCAAtgaaataaaattaattaaaataatttataatgagaattttttttataattaattaaataatttttataaaatcaaattttgtataaaataaattaaatttagCTCAtccatttttaaaaactaaaaaacaaTAGTTTTTTAAAAAATCGAGAAATTTTGGTCAATATATTTAGCCCATATAATTTAAAATTTTCGCCTAATAATCTTTAACACATTTACAACCCTAATTTTCATCCCTTCCCCTCCATCTCGCAACACATCTCTTCACCTTCATTCTTAATATGCAATAATGAACATGCAACTTTGGGGCTGAAAACGTCGAACCGATGCCGGACCGGTGTTGGCCGATCGTCGGTCAGAACCGACGCCAAAACTAGCCGTCGATATCGAGAGCTCTTAATGGTCAAATGCTACTTTTTCATATTTACTATAAGTAGTGAAGAAATatatgttaaaatagaaagataaaTTTAATTGTCTAATAGAAATTTATTTTTGAGATTAAAGCAAAAATGTAAACATTTATTGTAAGATGAGTGTaattatatctgtatatatattattaatttcattataattataattataatataatattgttatattaatattattatttataaatttatttatattataaaatctaatttcaTTCCGAGATAATCGAATTCCTATTCATATCATGATTCCTTAAAAATCAatgaataatatattaattatttcttttttttttctttttctttttgataaaTTAACATTTTCTTCATAAtgatgaaatgaaaaatgaaatgacTATTTGAATAAAACTAGATCATGTCATTTTGTAACACAGAAAGGACATGGCTGTCCTTTTGGCAATATGAGGGTTCAGAAATAAATGTTTTGGGGGTCACGTGGCGCATTTAATTACAAAAGGGTATATCATCGTTTTCCAGTTTATAAATATTGTTTATAATCGTTGTTGCCACATGTTTCATATTCCTTTTTTTCAGGAACCATATACGTCTTATTAGTTCACCTCTAAGAAACAATTAAAGATTTTATACGGAGAAATTATATGTTTTTACAAGTTACAAAATTAATTATGATCATATCAAATTAATTTTCTCACTTTCTTTTATCTCTTTCGATTAAATAATTaatcttgatattattattattattattattattattattattattattattattattattattattattattattatagctctTAGGGCTATCTTATGGTAGATAATGAGTCAGCTTGGTTATTATGCGGGGACTTTAATGAGGTGAGGGAAAGTTCGAATAGACTAAATTGTGTTTTTCATCAAAGACGTGCTTCTAGATTTAACGAGTTCATTGCTAATAACAATCTCATTGAGATCCCGATTAATGGTAGGAAGTTTACACGTATAAGTGATGACAGGACCAAATTTAGCAAGCTTGATAGATTTTTTGTTTCTATTAATTTTTTGAATTTGTTGAAGGACCTTTCGGTGATTCCATTAGAAAGGAGAGAATCGGACCATTGCCCTTTAATTTTGAGAGACAAGCTAATCGACTACGGTCCCAAACCATTTAAAGTGTTTAATGAATGGTTCAATAAAGAAGGTGTAGACGATGTGATAAAAAATTGTTGGGTTAAACCTATTAGGGGGTCGAGGCGGGATTGTATATTTAGAGATCGGTTAAAAAGTGTTATGTTCGCCCTAAAAGAGTGGAGTCATAAGGAGTTTGATAATCTAGATAATGAAATTAATACCCTTAAAGAAAAAGCATGCGAGTTAGAGAAAAAGGCTGAGTTGGGGAATTTTAATGAAAGTGAGAGATTAGTATGGTTGGACGCGAGAAGGAGTTGGTTAGAAAAAGAATCGGTTAAGGCAAGCATGTAAAAACAAAAAGCTCGATTTCGTTAGATACTAGAAGGTTACAAAAACTCAAAGTTCTTTCATAATTCGATAAAACGAAGGTACAATAAGTGTAATATAAGGGGGTTGAATATATATGGTAGTTGGAACGATGAACCAAATGTTGTGAAGGCCACTGTTTTTAACCATTTTCAGCGTATATTCTCAAAGATAAGTCAGCAGAGACCAACCATGATAAATTGGCTAAGTTCAGATGGGCATGTAAACGTAACAGGGCCTTGTAACAGCAGGCCGATGATTGGGCCTGGTAATAGCTCCAATTCACGACGGAATGTAGGGAGTAGTTTGAATAATGAACCTAATGTAGACAGAATATTATCAAAGACTGAGGCAGATAATTTAGAACTACAACTTAGTGAGGATGAAATCTGGGAAGCAGTAAAGGAATGTGGTATTAACAAGGCTCCGAGTCCTGACGGTTTTAATATGTGCTTCTATAAAAAATATTGGGATGTGATCAAGAGAGATCTTGTTGACGCAGTCAATCACTTTTGGGAAAGGGGCGATATTTCTAAAGGTTGTAACGAATCTTTTATTACCCTTGTCCCTAAAATAACCGATCCAATCTCTCTAAATAACTACCGACCTATAAGTCTAATTGGAAGTTATTATAAAATTATTGCGAAACTACTCTCCAATAGACTTAGGAAGATGGTCCCAAAACTTATTGGATATGAACAAAGAGCGTTCATTAAAGGAAGAAACATCTTGGATGGGGCGTTAATTGATAATGAGACAATCGATTATTTAAAGCAAAAACGTTTGAAGAGTCTTATTTTTAAGGTAGATTTTGAGAAAGATTTTGATAGTTTAAGTTGGGAGTTCCTAATGGAGGTTATGGAATTCATGGGGTTCGGGTCGAAATGGAGAAAGtagatatttgtagtgacccgaacttttccatgtttatatatattaattgagattgatatttacatgattaaatgtttccaacatgttaagcaatcaaacttgttaagacttgattaattgaaatatgttttatatagacaattgaccacccaagttgaccggtgattcacgaacgttaaaacttgtaaaaactatacgatgacatatatatggttatatatatagttaacatgtttttattataagtatgtatctcattaggtattttaacaatgagttatatacataaaaatgagactattaatttaagaaactcgaaaacgatatatataacgattatcgttataacaacgtcttactaggtacatatgaatcatattaagatattgatacacttggttaattatgttaaatgataagtaaatatattattaagtgtattaacaatgaaatacatatgtaaaaataagactactaacttaatgatttcgaaacgagacatatatgtaacgattatcattgtaacgacatttaactgtatatacatcatactaagatatattatatatcataatatcatgataatataataatttaacatctcatttgttataataaacaatgggttaacaacattcaacaagatcgttaacctaaaggtttcaaaacaacatttacatgtaatgactaacgatgacttaacgactcagttaaaatgtatatacatgtagtgttttaatatgtattcatacacttttgaaagacttcaagacacttatcaaaatacttctacttaacaaaaatgcttacaattacatcctcgttcagtttcatcaacaattctactcgtatgcactcgtattcgtactcgtacaatacacagcttttagatgtatgtactattagtatatacactccaatgatcagctcttagcagcccatgtgagtcacctaacacatgtgggaaccatcatttggcaactagcatgaaatatctcataaaattacaaaaatatgagtaatcattcatgacttatttacatgaaaacaaaattacatatcctttatatctaatccatacaccaacgaccaaaaacacctacaaacactttcattcttcaattttcttcatctaattgatctctctcaagttctatcttcaagttctaagtgttcttcatatattttacaagttctagttacataaaatcaagaatactttcaagtttgctagctcacttccaatcttgtaaggtgatcatccaacctcaagaaatctttgtttcttacagtaggttatcattctaatacaaggtaataatcatattcaaactttggttcaatttctataactataacaatcttatttcaagtgatgatcttacttgaacttgttttcgtgtcatgattctgcttcaagaacttcgagccatccaaggatccgttgaagctagatccatttttctcttttccagtaggtttatccaaggaacttaaggtagtaatgatgttcataacatcattcgattcatacatataaagctatcttattcgaaggtttaaacttgtaatcactagaacatagtttagttaattctaaacttgttcgcaaacaaaagttaatccttctaacttgaattttaaaatcaactaaacacatgttctatatctatatgatatgctaacttaatgatttaaaacctggaaacacgaaaaacaccgtaaaaccggatttacgccgtcgtagtaacaccgcgggctgttttgggttagttaattaaaaactatgataaactttgatttaaaagttgttattctgagaaaatgatttttattatgaacatgaaactatatccaaaaattatggttaaactcaaagtgaaagtatgttttctaaaatggtcatctagacgtcgttctttcgactgaaataactacctttacaaaaacgacttgtaacttatttttccgactataaacctatactttttctgtttagattcataaaatagagttcaatatgaaaccatagcaatttgattcactcaaaacggatttaaaatgaagaagttatgggtaaaacaagattggataatttttctcattttagctacgtgaaaattggtaacaaatctattccaaccataacttaatcaacttgtattgtatattatgtaatcttgagataccatagacacgtatacaatgtttcgacctatcatgtcgacacatctatatatatttcggaacaaccatagacactctatatgtgaatgttggagttagctatacagggttgaggttgattccaaaatatatatagtttgagttgtgatcaatactgagatacgtatacactgggtcgtggattgattaaagataatatttatcgatttatttctgtacatctaactgtggacaactagttgtaggttactaacgacgacagctgacttaataaacttaaaacatcaaaatatattaaaagtgttgtaaatatattttgaacatactttgatatatatgtatatattgttataggttcgtgaatcaaccagtggccaagtcttacttcccgacgaagtaaaaatctgtgaaagtgagttatagtcccacttttaaaatctaatatttttgagatgagaatacatgcaggttttataaatgatttacaaaatagacacaagtacgtgaaactacattctatggttgaattatcgaaatcgaatatgcccctttttattaagtctggtaatctaagaattagggaacagacaccctaattgacgcgaatcctaaagatagatctattgggcctaacaaaccccaagtacttcgaaatttatatcatatccgaagggtgtcccggaatgatggggatattcttatatatgcatcttgttaatgttagttaccaggttttcaccatatgaatgatttttatctctatgtatgggatgtgtattgaaatatgaaatcttgtggtctattattatgatttgatatatataggttaaacctataactcaccaacatttttgttgacgttttaagtatgtttattctcaggtgattattaagagcttccgctgtcgcatacttaaataaggacgagatttggagtccatgcttgtatgatattgtgtaaaaactgcattcaagaaacttattttgttgtaacatatttatattgtaaactattatgtaatggtcatgtgtaaacaggatattttagattatcattatttgataatctacgtaaagctttttaaacctttatttatgaaataaaggttatggtttgttttaaaaatgaatgcagtctttgaaaaatgtctcatatagaggtcaaaacctcgcaacgaaatcaattaatatggaacgtttttaatcaataagaacgggacatttcagttggtatccgagcgttggtcttagagaaccagaattttgcattagtgtgtcttatcgagtttgttaggatgcattagtgagtctagacttcgaccgtatttacttgaaaaatgattgcttaacaaattttgttggaaaatatatatttttaacatatgaatattatgtgatatattaatctcttaacgtgtttgatattatgtgatagatgtctacctctagaacaagtcccattgactcacctaataataatgaagagtcaaatgtaaattggaatgattcgtggactgattcacaagttcccgaagaggaaccagaagaggagtcggaaccggaagaagaatcggaaccggaagaagaatcggaaccggaagaagaaatagaaccggtgggggaaataataaaacggttaagtaaaggagaatcctcaactaaccgaccaaggttaattatggtcaatggtgtttccgccaaggaagcaaaatattgggaggattaccaattctccgatgaatcggattccgacgagaattccgatgatgttatagaaattaccccaactgaatttaaaaaggcagaagaaaataataagggaaagggcataaaaatagagaaatctaattccaaccccgatgaactttatatgtatcgtcaacccccgaagtccttaagttgtaacaatgacccgggaacctctaaaccaccaggtttttctaaaccaatgtggacaacgacggcttgtattaggggaacatcatatatccctagaaacttggcaaaacgaaccaaaaccgaacaagaagaaacgagcgagtcagaataagatagttgtattcgtgtggtgtaatatatgtaatatagtgtgcttatgctttatgatatatgtaaaaattgcttgtattaataagtattatttttttttatgaatctaactcttgtctattttacagtataaaaacacaagatggatagacaacccaatattttaagagacctacccggagacatgattgatgaaatcttgtctagagtcggtcagaattcctcggcacaagtatttaaggcgagatcagtttgtaagacattcgaagaacgttccaagaatgtcttggtttataagagactttcgtttgaaagatgggggatatcacattgggaaacccataagttatgatgtgtttactttgacgcatatattgcggggaacccaaatgctattttacgcaacgggttaagaaattattttgactcaatatatccgaatattggacttcgtgatttagaaaaagcggctaacatgcaacataaagaagcatgttatgcttacggattagtaatgttcgcttctcaccaaagtgagaacaagaacatcgggctacaactattaaacaaaacgtttccacaagtgacggagtcggtaattggggtaagaaatgaggtttttagattgttacgggactgttggacattacgtaaccctcgttcctttgacgacgttacaacacgctgtcttatcaacggccataacggttatgttccacaagaccaaggatgggaagtagtcctagtaaaaccagaatgcatgacttgtttctggacgtatgaattacgtgtctttattgcctttgctgaacgacttgtgtactagctagaattatcttcacaactatcttgtatcaaagttattgtgtgctatatttcatgctttatgtaaaataagcggtattgtaagtttgtaaaatattgtataaaagtttgaacgcgaaatattattataatcagtttttcatatagaattgtagtagttgaattgtatattagctactaagtatgaacttaacgggtaggtactacccgaatttaaacttataaaacgctaatatgaagaaaaagcttttataaatgagttcatattatgctacgaaatactattaactactcttaatattctgtatgattaacttgttccatttgactattttgaaggaaatggcaccgactactcgac from Rutidosis leptorrhynchoides isolate AG116_Rl617_1_P2 chromosome 9, CSIRO_AGI_Rlap_v1, whole genome shotgun sequence harbors:
- the LOC139865572 gene encoding protein phosphatase 2C 51-like; amino-acid sequence: MDHTISSSSSLSNCRQTANFSSKSDVVINASRRRTELRRMKIMSNGDNEYLPKRQRFVNHENEFPYHSSVIGRRREMEDAVSVELGFVNDTNGNSKFDFYGVYDGHGGSRVAYTCRERLHKLLALQMNEIEMEDINWEDLMVKSFSKMDEEINETDFIGSMGSTAVVAVVGDHEIVVANCGDSRAVLSRGGVSVPLSIDHKPDRPDELERIEHSGGRVVNWNGNRVLGVLATSRSIGDRQLKPYVIAKPEVTVNKRTDKDEFLILASDGLWDVMPNDMACHIVRKCLDGRIFKRSEEMNKRRMTNAAVVLSELAMARGSKDNISVIVVNLQN